GCTGTCGACCTCGGCTTCGTAGAACACCGCGATCTTCGTGAGCATCTCGTCGAGCGCGCCGGTCTGTTCGCCGACCGTGATCATCTGCACCACCATGGGCGGGAACACGCCCGACACCTTGAGCGGAGCCGCGACCGTCTCGCCCTCACGAATCGAGGCGCGCGCGGTCATGATCGCCTCGGCGATCACCTTGTTGCCTGCGGTCTTGGCGGTGATCTCGAGGCCCGACAGAATCGGGACACCCGATGCGATCAGGGTGCCGAGCGTGCGGGTGAACCGCGCGACCGCGCCCTTCAACAGCACGTCGCCGAGCACCGGCATCTTGAGCATCAGCCCGTCCAGATTGCGCTTGCCGGTGTCGGTCGCGTAGTAGCGACGCAGTGAGAACAGGCCGCCGATGATTCCCGCCACGCCGACCCACCAGAAGCGCTGCAGCCCGTTCGAGGCGAACAGCACGATCTTGGTCGGGAGCGGCAACTCACCGCCGAAGTCCATGAACATCTTCGCAAACGTCGGGATGATGAAGATCAGCATGAACGCCGTCGCACCCATCGCGACGGTGAGCACCACCGCCGGGTAGACCATGGCGCCCTGGACCTTGCGCTTGAGCGCATCCGCCTTCTCGATGTAGGTCGCGAGTCGCATCAGGATCTCGTCCAGCACACCGCCGGCCTCGCCGGCCGCGACCATGTTGCGGAACAGGTCGTCGAAGATGTCGCGGTGGCGGCCGAGCGCGTCGGCGAGCGTGGAGCCCGACTCGACCTCACGCGTGGTCTCGGCGATCGCTCGTGCAAAATTCGGCTTCGGCGTCTGCTTGGCGAGAATGTCGAGGCACGACACCAGCGGCAGACCGGCCGAGATCATGGTGGCGAACTGGCGCGTGAAGATGGCGAGGTCCTTGGTCCCGACCCCGCTGCCGCCCAGCTTCGGCATCTGGAATCCACCGGTCTTGGCCTTGAGTGCCGTGACCAGAATCTTCTTTTTGCGCAGCAGATCGAGCGCCTCATCCTGGCGCCCGGCTTCGATCTCACCGGACTGTGATTCTCCGGCAAGCGTGCGACCCTTCCACACGAAAACCGCCATGGCACCCTCCCTTACGCGGCCATCCGGCCGACCTTGCCCAGCATCTGCTCGAGCTCCGGACGGTCGGCGCTTCGTTCGAGCGCATCTTCGGGCGACAGCTGCT
This window of the Candidatus Eisenbacteria bacterium genome carries:
- a CDS encoding type II secretion system F family protein — protein: MAVFVWKGRTLAGESQSGEIEAGRQDEALDLLRKKKILVTALKAKTGGFQMPKLGGSGVGTKDLAIFTRQFATMISAGLPLVSCLDILAKQTPKPNFARAIAETTREVESGSTLADALGRHRDIFDDLFRNMVAAGEAGGVLDEILMRLATYIEKADALKRKVQGAMVYPAVVLTVAMGATAFMLIFIIPTFAKMFMDFGGELPLPTKIVLFASNGLQRFWWVGVAGIIGGLFSLRRYYATDTGKRNLDGLMLKMPVLGDVLLKGAVARFTRTLGTLIASGVPILSGLEITAKTAGNKVIAEAIMTARASIREGETVAAPLKVSGVFPPMVVQMITVGEQTGALDEMLTKIAVFYEAEVDSAVDAMTSIIEPVMIVVMGGIVGGMVVAMYLPMFKLVSVVAGGAN